The Acidobacteriota bacterium genome has a segment encoding these proteins:
- a CDS encoding transglutaminase family protein, with protein sequence MKPAQLKIAGGVLVALGLVLGVLAFLLGSGSPKGELSLDLKFKDRVVSGAYKAYGARECPVPMWLAKSVFRNETGRRLTNLRVRYRVSEYAESDWNNWHKYAAVDPGQTVVDLYYPIFTAQTARLTSRAPADLSVEYEYTDGGGRKKEFSDTRRLTIMSRYEFFFSDMTAEERTGAFQDSDTNYPLMAAWVSRSDDAVVGRLASLANKKAGGLGASESDEACIEVLGQLYELMRAIHVSYQHPPNLQDPNMSYDIKSVQSLQFPRDTIEKRSGTCIDLAILMAAMMNSVNIEPILVSMDGHCFPMARLPQSRKFVPVEATGVGDGYTKSMSFAEANKSALETWNKINRTGRYNLIDVRAFWTQGIGNPELDPLPPDILEKWGIMDLAERGGGGGGGGGRQPARSGGGPAPQPVRGGLSGNWGCQLTMPTGQGVTGACQIIQQGSQVQLVFRFAYQQMGQDGMMHQVQEVNAFQGTFDGAAIQAVCNQSQVAIDGAAVPGQGLPYRIVLQVVQGGLQGQFANATGVTASLVLVRQ encoded by the coding sequence ATGAAACCCGCTCAGCTGAAGATCGCCGGGGGCGTCCTGGTCGCCCTGGGCCTCGTGCTGGGCGTCCTGGCGTTCCTGCTGGGATCCGGCTCCCCGAAGGGAGAGCTGTCGCTGGACCTCAAGTTCAAGGACCGGGTCGTCAGCGGGGCCTACAAGGCCTACGGGGCCCGCGAATGCCCCGTGCCTATGTGGCTGGCCAAGTCGGTCTTCCGCAACGAGACCGGCCGGCGCCTGACGAACCTCCGGGTCCGCTACCGCGTCTCCGAGTACGCCGAATCCGACTGGAACAACTGGCACAAGTACGCGGCCGTGGACCCGGGGCAGACGGTCGTCGACCTCTACTATCCCATCTTCACCGCCCAGACGGCCCGCCTGACCAGCCGGGCCCCGGCCGACCTGTCCGTCGAGTACGAGTACACGGACGGCGGCGGCCGGAAGAAGGAATTCTCCGATACGCGCCGCCTGACGATCATGAGCCGCTACGAGTTCTTCTTCTCGGACATGACCGCCGAGGAGCGGACGGGCGCCTTCCAGGATTCCGACACCAATTATCCGCTGATGGCGGCCTGGGTCTCGCGCAGCGACGACGCCGTGGTCGGCCGCCTGGCCTCGCTGGCCAACAAGAAGGCCGGCGGGCTGGGCGCCTCGGAGAGCGACGAGGCCTGCATCGAGGTCCTGGGCCAGCTCTACGAGCTGATGCGGGCCATCCACGTCAGCTACCAGCACCCGCCGAACCTCCAGGACCCTAACATGTCCTACGACATCAAGTCGGTCCAGAGCCTGCAGTTCCCCCGCGACACGATCGAGAAGCGCAGCGGGACCTGCATCGACCTGGCCATCCTGATGGCGGCCATGATGAACTCGGTCAACATCGAGCCCATCCTGGTCAGCATGGACGGCCACTGCTTCCCCATGGCCCGCCTGCCGCAGAGCCGCAAGTTCGTCCCGGTCGAGGCCACGGGGGTCGGCGACGGCTACACCAAGAGCATGAGCTTCGCCGAGGCCAACAAGAGCGCCCTGGAGACCTGGAACAAGATCAACCGGACCGGACGCTATAACCTCATCGACGTCCGGGCCTTCTGGACGCAGGGCATCGGCAACCCCGAGCTCGACCCGCTGCCGCCCGACATCCTGGAGAAATGGGGCATCATGGACCTGGCCGAGCGGGGCGGCGGAGGTGGCGGAGGCGGCGGCCGGCAGCCCGCGCGGAGCGGCGGCGGGCCGGCGCCCCAGCCGGTCCGGGGCGGCCTGTCCGGCAACTGGGGCTGCCAGCTGACCATGCCGACGGGCCAGGGCGTGACCGGGGCCTGCCAGATCATCCAGCAGGGCAGCCAGGTCCAGCTCGTCTTCCGCTTCGCCTACCAGCAGATGGGCCAGGACGGAATGATGCACCAGGTCCAGGAGGTGAACGCCTTCCAGGGCACCTTCGACGGCGCCGCCATCCAGGCCGTCTGCAACCAGTCCCAGGTCGCCATCGACGGCGCGGCCGTGCCGGGCCAGGGACTGCCCTATCGCATCGTCCTCCAGGTCGTCCAAGGCGGCCTGCAGGGCCAGTTCGCCAACGCCACGGGCGTCACGGCCAGCCTCGTCCTGGTGCGCCAATGA
- a CDS encoding glycosyl hydrolase, translated as MSRRCPFRLPPRIPIMAGLVFLLLAAACVREPAAARVSKRPSSDPLAAGFARPPDSARPWAYWMWMDGNLSREGITADLESLRDAGLGGVVICEVNVGVPRGPVEFMGPAWRGLFKHVVREAERLGLEVTLNAGPGWTGSGGPWVKPEQSMQHIVAAAVETSGPSRFDAVLPRPSRRPAYFGEDSLPAELKKTMDGFYRDVALLAFPTPSAGPAIADIDEKALYVREPYSSKPGVKPFLPMPAVFPALPAGAAVDPARIVDLTGKLAADGRIVWDVPAGRWTILRFGRVTTGANTRPAPVPGLGLECDKLDAAAFDAHYDAFVGALLREVGPRRTDGRAGWTMLHIDSWEMGAQNWTAAFREEFLARRGYDLLPFLPAVTGRPVKDMETSERFLWDLRQTANELVLENHARRLKDLGRRDGFSVSIEPYDMTPCSDMSLGAVADVPMGEFWLSGFHTAHSIIEAAGIAYTNGRPIVAAESFTSDDREAWQAHPASIKALGDWAFASGVNRIVFHRSQHQAGLATKPGLTMGPYGVHWERTQTWWDMVPAYHRYLARCQFMLRRGLPVADVCFLVAEGAPHAFRPPASALRGDPPGPAGPAFDGCPPDTFMTSASVKDGRIVFPDGMSYRVLVLPERETMTPVLLRKVRGLVAAGATVIGPPPRRSPSLAGYPACDAEVERLAVEVWGDCDGEKVTEHAFGRGRVVWVRGQAGTCPAEPLSSPGTTWNVGRPPLDEPAQYGDFAVVMSALERMRVAPDFASDIPLRWIHRRDGGTDIYFVANPDAAPVETTARFRTSGKRPDLLDPIDGTTRDLARYEAAGGSTSVPLRFEPRQSFFIVFRDRAASVPGVLADPPAASAAGPAAPENFPALEKLVSLDGPWDVAFDPTRGGPSRVVFDQLADWSRRPEDGIKYYSGQAVYARTFDLAAAATDSSGEGARLWLDLGTVRNIASVRLNGRDLGVVWCDPWRVEITAAVRPKGNRLEVRVANLWPNRLIGDEREPADAEYGPDGNLVRWPDWILNGERRPSSGRLAFSTWKHYAKDSPLLPSGLLGPVGVLRSLPSRD; from the coding sequence ATGTCGCGCCGATGCCCGTTCCGCCTTCCGCCCCGAATTCCGATCATGGCCGGGCTGGTCTTCCTCCTCCTCGCCGCCGCCTGCGTCCGCGAGCCGGCCGCAGCCAGGGTGTCGAAACGGCCTTCGTCCGATCCGCTCGCGGCCGGCTTCGCCCGGCCGCCAGATTCCGCCCGGCCCTGGGCCTACTGGATGTGGATGGACGGCAACCTGAGCCGGGAGGGCATCACCGCCGACCTCGAATCCCTGCGCGACGCCGGCCTCGGCGGCGTCGTCATCTGCGAGGTCAACGTCGGGGTGCCGCGCGGCCCGGTCGAGTTCATGGGCCCGGCCTGGCGCGGCCTGTTCAAGCACGTCGTCAGGGAGGCCGAGCGGCTCGGCCTCGAGGTGACGCTCAACGCCGGTCCGGGCTGGACGGGCTCCGGCGGGCCCTGGGTCAAGCCCGAGCAGTCCATGCAGCACATCGTCGCCGCCGCTGTCGAGACCTCCGGCCCGTCCCGCTTCGACGCGGTCCTGCCCCGCCCGTCGCGGCGTCCGGCCTACTTCGGCGAGGACTCCCTGCCCGCGGAGCTGAAGAAAACGATGGACGGGTTCTACCGCGACGTCGCCCTCCTGGCCTTCCCCACGCCGTCGGCCGGGCCGGCCATCGCCGACATCGACGAGAAAGCCCTCTACGTCCGGGAACCATATTCCTCGAAGCCGGGGGTCAAACCCTTCCTGCCCATGCCCGCCGTGTTCCCCGCCCTGCCGGCGGGCGCGGCCGTCGACCCGGCGCGGATCGTGGACCTGACCGGCAAGCTCGCGGCCGACGGCCGGATCGTCTGGGACGTCCCGGCCGGCCGCTGGACCATCCTGCGCTTCGGACGGGTGACGACGGGCGCCAACACCCGGCCCGCGCCCGTGCCCGGCCTCGGCCTCGAGTGCGACAAGCTCGACGCGGCCGCCTTCGACGCCCATTACGATGCCTTCGTCGGGGCCCTGCTTCGCGAGGTCGGACCGCGCCGGACGGACGGCCGGGCCGGATGGACGATGCTTCACATCGACAGCTGGGAGATGGGCGCGCAGAACTGGACCGCCGCCTTCCGCGAGGAATTCCTGGCGCGCCGCGGCTACGATCTCCTGCCCTTCCTGCCGGCGGTCACCGGCCGTCCGGTCAAGGACATGGAAACCTCCGAGCGCTTCCTCTGGGACCTGAGGCAGACGGCCAACGAGCTCGTCCTCGAGAACCACGCCCGGCGTCTCAAGGACCTCGGCCGCCGGGACGGCTTCAGCGTGTCGATCGAGCCCTATGACATGACGCCGTGCTCCGACATGTCCCTGGGCGCCGTCGCCGACGTGCCCATGGGCGAGTTCTGGCTGTCCGGCTTCCACACGGCCCACAGCATCATCGAGGCCGCCGGCATCGCCTACACCAACGGCCGGCCGATCGTCGCCGCCGAGTCCTTCACCTCGGACGACCGGGAGGCCTGGCAGGCCCATCCGGCGTCGATCAAGGCCCTGGGAGATTGGGCCTTCGCGTCGGGCGTCAACCGGATCGTCTTCCATCGCTCGCAGCACCAGGCCGGGCTGGCGACGAAGCCGGGCCTGACCATGGGCCCATACGGGGTCCATTGGGAGCGGACCCAGACCTGGTGGGACATGGTCCCGGCCTATCACCGCTACCTGGCCCGCTGCCAGTTCATGCTGCGGCGGGGACTGCCGGTCGCCGACGTCTGCTTCCTCGTCGCCGAGGGCGCGCCGCACGCTTTCCGGCCGCCGGCCTCGGCGCTCCGGGGCGATCCTCCGGGACCGGCCGGGCCGGCCTTCGACGGCTGCCCGCCGGATACGTTCATGACCTCCGCCTCCGTCAAGGACGGACGGATCGTTTTCCCGGACGGCATGAGCTATCGCGTCCTCGTGCTGCCCGAGCGCGAGACGATGACGCCCGTCCTGCTCCGGAAGGTCCGCGGCCTGGTCGCCGCCGGCGCCACGGTCATCGGGCCGCCGCCGCGGAGGTCGCCGTCGCTGGCCGGATACCCGGCCTGCGACGCCGAGGTCGAGCGTCTGGCCGTCGAGGTCTGGGGCGATTGCGACGGGGAGAAAGTCACGGAGCATGCCTTCGGCCGGGGCCGCGTCGTCTGGGTCAGGGGCCAGGCGGGAACATGCCCGGCTGAACCCCTTTCTTCGCCCGGGACAACCTGGAACGTCGGCCGGCCGCCCCTCGACGAACCCGCCCAGTACGGCGATTTCGCGGTCGTTATGTCGGCGCTCGAGAGGATGCGTGTCGCGCCGGACTTCGCCTCGGACATCCCCCTGCGCTGGATCCACCGCCGGGACGGCGGCACGGACATCTATTTCGTGGCCAATCCCGATGCCGCGCCGGTCGAAACGACGGCCCGGTTCCGGACGAGCGGCAAGCGGCCCGATCTCTTGGACCCCATCGACGGGACGACCCGCGATCTGGCCCGGTACGAGGCTGCTGGCGGATCGACATCCGTCCCCTTGAGGTTCGAGCCGCGCCAATCCTTCTTCATCGTGTTCCGCGATCGGGCGGCGTCGGTCCCGGGCGTCTTGGCGGATCCGCCCGCCGCTTCCGCAGCTGGCCCGGCGGCGCCGGAGAACTTCCCCGCGCTCGAGAAACTCGTCTCGCTCGATGGCCCCTGGGACGTCGCTTTCGATCCGACCCGGGGCGGGCCGTCCCGCGTCGTTTTCGACCAGCTCGCCGACTGGAGCCGGAGGCCGGAGGACGGCATCAAGTACTATTCGGGGCAGGCAGTCTACGCCAGGACGTTCGATCTCGCGGCGGCCGCGACGGACTCTTCGGGCGAGGGAGCCCGGCTCTGGCTCGATCTCGGCACGGTCAGGAACATCGCCTCGGTCCGGCTCAACGGCCGCGACCTCGGCGTCGTCTGGTGCGATCCCTGGCGCGTCGAGATCACGGCCGCGGTTAGGCCGAAAGGCAACCGCCTGGAGGTCCGGGTCGCCAACCTCTGGCCCAACCGGCTCATCGGGGACGAGCGCGAACCGGCCGACGCCGAGTATGGCCCGGACGGAAACCTCGTCCGCTGGCCGGATTGGATCCTCAATGGCGAACGGCGCCCGTCCTCCGGCCGCCTCGCCTTCTCGACCTGGAAACATTATGCGAAGGATTCGCCGCTCCTGCCCTCGGGCCTCCTGGGCCCCGTCGGCGTGCTCCGGAGCCTCCCGTCGCGAGATTGA
- a CDS encoding DUF4126 domain-containing protein, with amino-acid sequence MLGLLGAFGLAAATGLNAYLPLLIVGLLARYTHLIALRPPWSALTHPVVLVVIGVLLAIEITVDKIPAVDTVNDVIQTIFRPAAGAILFAASGNVISNVSPVLAMICGLLIAGGIHTAKAAARPVVTAHTAGMGNPVVSLAEDAVSGVTAVVAVVAPIVLGLLLLLAVWLLIRRHGGRSTRA; translated from the coding sequence ATGCTGGGATTGCTCGGCGCCTTCGGGCTGGCCGCGGCGACCGGCCTGAACGCCTATCTGCCGCTGCTCATCGTCGGCCTGCTGGCCCGCTACACCCATCTCATCGCCCTCCGGCCGCCGTGGAGCGCGCTGACGCATCCCGTCGTGCTCGTCGTCATCGGCGTCCTGCTCGCGATCGAGATCACCGTCGACAAGATCCCGGCCGTCGACACGGTCAACGACGTGATACAGACGATCTTCCGGCCGGCGGCCGGGGCTATCCTCTTCGCCGCGAGCGGCAACGTCATCAGCAACGTCAGCCCGGTGCTGGCCATGATCTGCGGCCTGCTCATCGCGGGAGGCATCCACACGGCCAAGGCGGCGGCCCGTCCGGTCGTGACGGCGCATACCGCGGGAATGGGGAACCCCGTCGTCAGCCTGGCCGAGGATGCCGTCTCCGGCGTGACGGCCGTCGTCGCGGTCGTGGCGCCCATCGTCCTCGGGCTGCTGCTTCTGCTGGCCGTTTGGCTCCTCATCCGCCGGCATGGCGGCAGGTCGACGCGGGCCTAG